Proteins co-encoded in one Betaproteobacteria bacterium genomic window:
- a CDS encoding glycosyltransferase, translated as MARGNELLYATYRIRIMRLTGRINSEKLAEIQAILVRNNFVEEAKVAALLFLGSNDDMYHYLLGRKRNFSLVLPIENSEIVDFRRVKPAKVSIIVSVYNGADKIDTFLSGLERFTERSKAISEIVFVDSNSPDNTREVLLARLQQAKQRGIDALYVRTSKRETIQRAWNRGIGISNGHYLAFLGVDEMKRPDAIRSSGRLS; from the coding sequence ATGGCTCGCGGCAATGAACTTCTCTATGCAACATACCGGATTCGAATTATGCGGCTCACTGGCCGCATCAATAGTGAAAAACTAGCGGAAATTCAAGCAATTTTGGTCCGCAATAATTTTGTGGAGGAAGCAAAGGTAGCAGCCCTGCTTTTTCTGGGAAGTAACGATGACATGTACCATTACTTGCTGGGGCGAAAGCGGAATTTTTCGCTCGTTCTGCCGATTGAAAATTCCGAAATAGTGGATTTTCGCCGGGTAAAACCCGCGAAGGTTTCGATAATTGTCTCTGTTTACAATGGCGCTGACAAGATTGACACATTCTTGTCAGGTCTCGAGCGATTCACAGAGCGTTCCAAAGCGATTTCCGAGATAGTCTTTGTCGATAGTAATTCACCAGACAACACGCGTGAGGTTCTGCTTGCGCGACTCCAACAGGCAAAGCAAAGGGGAATTGACGCCCTCTATGTAAGAACATCTAAGCGCGAAACAATACAACGCGCATGGAATCGCGGGATTGGTATATCAAACGGGCATTATCTGGCATTCCTTGGCGTTGACGAGATGAAACGCCCCGATGCTATACGAAGTTCTGGCCGACTATCTTGA
- a CDS encoding DUF4214 domain-containing protein: MHVTQLLEKNNDEFVSAAYLALLNRQADPAGGQNYRRMMSEGASKLQILYSIYVSTECRPREVNIIGLMDAFAELRRGAEGNNSQPLIKESGRNALCVDDLLLQDGDDFIASAYLLLLRRPVDQVGLDNYRDRLSGGASKTQVLYELSLSPEYIAVGIDPIGLVEAFSKEGLGLVGRDFFSSFQRGSIVATSLEEILKQQGANFVESAYRTLLRRPPDEAGFQYYLTKLMNGCSKLQILG; this comes from the coding sequence ATGCATGTAACCCAATTACTCGAGAAGAATAACGACGAATTTGTAAGCGCGGCATACTTGGCATTGTTAAATCGCCAAGCCGATCCTGCGGGGGGTCAAAATTACCGGCGCATGATGTCTGAAGGCGCCAGCAAATTACAAATTCTTTATTCGATTTATGTTTCAACAGAATGTCGCCCTAGGGAAGTAAATATTATTGGATTGATGGATGCTTTTGCAGAATTAAGGAGGGGAGCGGAAGGCAACAATTCTCAGCCATTGATTAAGGAAAGTGGGAGAAATGCGTTATGTGTCGATGATTTACTTTTACAAGACGGCGATGATTTTATTGCTTCGGCGTACTTGCTGCTTTTAAGACGCCCTGTTGATCAAGTTGGATTAGATAACTACAGAGATAGGCTTAGCGGCGGCGCAAGCAAGACGCAAGTACTTTACGAACTCTCCCTGTCACCCGAATATATTGCGGTCGGTATCGATCCTATTGGTCTTGTTGAAGCGTTTTCAAAAGAAGGTCTGGGTTTGGTCGGCAGAGATTTTTTTTCTTCTTTTCAACGAGGCAGTATTGTTGCAACCAGCCTCGAAGAAATCCTGAAGCAACAAGGCGCCAATTTTGTTGAATCTGCTTACAGGACGCTGCTCAGGCGTCCGCCAGATGAAGCTGGATTTCAATATTATTTGACGAAGCTTATGAATGGTTGTTCGAAGCTACAAATTCTTGGCTAA
- a CDS encoding NTP transferase domain-containing protein, which translates to MDAIVLCGGRGTRLVSVVSDVPKPLAPVGGRPFLDYVLSYLSQSKLVSRVVLATGHLAAKVETHYGASFSDLSIAYSPEIEPLGTGGAVFQAMRRFDIAGPFFILNGDSFVDAELEALVELLDWRSSNLAMTLFRVDNAARFGTVACDGLRVTGFAEKTVRTEPGLINAGIYAATRDTFGEWNQVNGYVSLEHTVFPALVRRGAVAAIQSGRRFIDIGLPETYAAAETFFAGG; encoded by the coding sequence ATGGACGCGATCGTGCTGTGCGGCGGCAGGGGAACTCGGTTGGTCTCGGTGGTCAGCGACGTGCCCAAGCCGCTGGCGCCGGTCGGTGGGCGTCCCTTCTTGGATTATGTGCTGAGCTACCTGAGCCAGTCGAAACTTGTTTCGCGCGTGGTATTGGCGACAGGTCATCTAGCTGCCAAGGTAGAAACGCATTACGGTGCAAGCTTTAGCGACCTGTCGATTGCCTACAGCCCCGAAATCGAACCCCTTGGTACAGGCGGTGCAGTGTTTCAGGCCATGCGCAGATTCGACATTGCGGGGCCGTTCTTTATCCTGAACGGAGACTCGTTTGTCGACGCTGAGTTAGAGGCGCTAGTGGAATTGTTGGACTGGAGAAGTTCCAACCTGGCCATGACCTTGTTTCGGGTCGATAATGCGGCACGTTTCGGCACTGTCGCATGCGATGGATTGCGGGTAACTGGCTTTGCCGAGAAAACAGTCCGTACCGAGCCAGGCTTGATCAACGCCGGTATCTATGCGGCAACACGGGATACCTTTGGCGAATGGAACCAAGTGAATGGGTATGTGTCGCTGGAGCATACGGTGTTTCCGGCGTTGGTGCGACGTGGTGCCGTTGCTGCCATTCAGTCCGGCCGTCGGTTTATAGATATTGGCTTACCGGAGACTTACGCCGCCGCTGAGACGTTCTTTGCTGGCGGGTGA
- the gmhA gene encoding D-sedoheptulose 7-phosphate isomerase — protein MKDLFSHRVSESARLIAQLNEGSLPARIESAISILTGALKVRNPVLVCGNGGSASDAMHISGELVGRFLRERPAYNVLALSVNTSVLTAWSNDYTYETVFSRQVEAHGHAGGVLWGISTSGNSPNVLRALAAAREMGMKTIGLTGAGGGKMAPLCDVLLDVPSRETPRIQEMHVVLYHFMCEQVESVLAV, from the coding sequence ATGAAGGATTTATTTTCACACAGGGTAAGCGAATCTGCCCGATTGATCGCGCAGCTGAACGAGGGATCATTGCCAGCGCGTATTGAGTCCGCCATAAGCATTCTCACTGGGGCGCTCAAGGTACGTAACCCGGTGCTGGTGTGTGGCAACGGCGGATCGGCGAGCGATGCGATGCACATTTCAGGCGAATTGGTGGGCCGATTTCTGCGCGAACGGCCTGCCTATAACGTATTGGCCCTTTCCGTGAATACGTCTGTGTTGACGGCATGGAGCAATGATTACACCTACGAAACGGTCTTTTCCCGGCAAGTCGAAGCCCATGGGCACGCGGGCGGCGTGCTTTGGGGGATTTCGACGAGCGGCAATTCGCCGAATGTATTGCGTGCGTTGGCCGCCGCTCGGGAAATGGGCATGAAGACCATTGGCCTGACGGGCGCGGGGGGGGGCAAGATGGCGCCACTTTGTGACGTGTTGCTGGATGTGCCGAGCCGCGAGACGCCGCGCATCCAGGAAATGCACGTCGTGCTTTATCACTTTATGTGCGAGCAGGTTGAGTCAGTGCTTGCAGTTTGA
- a CDS encoding HAD hydrolase-like protein produces the protein MRKPNPGMLQAAAEMLNGDLPSSLIIGDNAADLQAGKRSGLRQGFAVLTAMVPVTGRSRKRSLHLNL, from the coding sequence ATGCGTAAACCCAATCCGGGCATGTTGCAGGCGGCAGCAGAAATGCTTAACGGCGATCTGCCCAGTTCCCTCATCATCGGCGACAATGCGGCCGATTTGCAGGCCGGGAAGCGCTCCGGGCTACGGCAAGGCTTTGCAGTGTTGACGGCCATGGTCCCCGTTACCGGGCGGAGTCGGAAGCGCTCGCTTCACCTCAATTTGTAG
- a CDS encoding adenylyl-sulfate kinase encodes MSGQPLLRGRPYLLKLHNKEVTATVSEIKYCEDITSGAHLAAKTLALNEIAMVNISLSQKVAYELYAQSCILVGFILIEKLSYETVGAGMIEFALRRAANIHWQALEINKAARAAQKHQKARCVWFTGLSGSGKSTIANLLEKVIHGWREAVVDRLSMRLLMPGILS; translated from the coding sequence ATGTCCGGGCAGCCACTGCTGCGCGGGCGGCCCTATCTGCTGAAGCTGCACAACAAGGAAGTCACGGCGACGGTCAGCGAGATCAAGTACTGCGAAGACATCACCAGCGGCGCCCATCTGGCGGCCAAGACGCTGGCGCTGAACGAGATCGCCATGGTGAATATCTCGCTCAGCCAGAAAGTGGCCTATGAGCTCTATGCGCAGAGCTGCATATTAGTCGGCTTTATCCTGATCGAAAAACTCAGCTATGAGACTGTCGGCGCGGGCATGATCGAATTCGCGCTGCGCCGGGCGGCAAACATCCACTGGCAGGCGCTGGAAATCAACAAGGCGGCCCGCGCCGCGCAAAAGCACCAGAAAGCCAGATGCGTCTGGTTCACCGGTCTCTCCGGTTCGGGCAAATCCACCATCGCCAACCTGCTGGAGAAAGTTATTCATGGCTGGCGCGAAGCTGTGGTGGACAGGCTTTCAATGAGACTTCTCATGCCGGGGATACTGTCTTAA